Proteins from one Coffea arabica cultivar ET-39 chromosome 8c, Coffea Arabica ET-39 HiFi, whole genome shotgun sequence genomic window:
- the LOC113705643 gene encoding isoleucine N-monooxygenase 2-like, translating into MNYTSGLRVDSSLGFISVPWIPFFSGFMALVSLVIFMMDKWLTICLKNNKPRRFPLPPGPKSLPFFGCIFQMLKNRPTNRWICKVMDDLNTEIACIRIFGVHIIPVTSPELAREFCKKQDSIFSSRPVFMSAELCSEGFLTTALSPMGDQYKKMKRMVVSSVLSPAKHQWLQCKRAEEADHLVNYVYNQCKYNATGGLVDIRLVTQHYCGNVIRKMIFNIRFFGKGMEDGGPGAEEVEHINALFKILAYLYAFSLSDYMPCMKIFDFDGHRKILTEAVACVRKHQDPEIEKRIKMWESGVKNEEEDLLDVLIRLKDNNSRPLLTTEEIRAQITELMFATVDNPSNAVEWALAEMLNQPKMLQKATEELDAVVGKDRLVQESDLPRLKYVKACVKESLRLHPFSPFNIPHVSTQDTVVGGYFIPKGSHVILSRPGLGRNPRIWEDPLMYKPERHMKDMDDARMDLNDPELNMFSFSTGRRGCPGVLLGSTLTVMLLARLLQCFSWKIPSGHSQIDLVECEDSGFLAKPLVAVAEPRFPQFN; encoded by the exons ATGAATTACACTTCCGGTCTTCGTGTTGATTCAAGCTTGGGATTTATCTCTGTCCCATGGATCCCATTTTTCTCAGGATTCATGGCTTTGGTTTCGTTGGTGATATTTATGATGGACAAATGGTTAACTATTTGTCTAAAGAATAACAAACCTCGTCGATTCCCTCTCCCTCCTGGCCCAAAATCCTTGCCTTTCTTTGGTTGCATTTTCCAAATGCTGAAAAACAGACCAACAAATCGATGGATATGCAAAGTCATGGATGATTTGAATACCGAAATCGCATGTATCCGCATTTTCGGTGTTCATATCATTCCAGTCACTTCTCCTGAGCTCGCTCGCGAGTTCTGCAAGAAACAAGACTCGATTTTCTCCAGCAGACCTGTTTTCATGTCTGCAGAACTTTGTAGTGAAGGATTCTTGACAACCGCCCTTTCACCTATGGGCGACCAGTACAAGAAAATGAAGCGAATGGTCGTTTCCAGTGTCCTCTCACCTGCTAAACACCAATGGCTTCAATGCAAGCGGGCAGAGGAAGCAGATCATTTGGTTAATTATGTCTACAATCAGTGCAAGTACAATGCCACCGGTGGGCTAGTGGACATAAGATTGGTTACGCAACACTACTGCGGAAATGTGATTAGAAAGATGATTTTCAACATAAGATTCTTCGGGAAAGGAATGGAAGATGGAGGACCAGGTGCTGAGGAAGTTGAACATATCAATGCACTATTCAAAATCCTTGCTTATTTGTATGCATTCAGCTTATCAGATTACATGCCCTGTATGAAGATTTTTGATTTTGATGGCCACCGAAAGATTCTTACTGAGGCCGTTGCATGTGTACGAAAGCACCAAGATCCCGAAATTGAAAAAAGGATTAAAATGTGGGAGAGTGGCgtgaaaaatgaggaagaagacCTTCTGGATGTCCTAATCAGGCTCAAAGATAACAACAGCAGACCCCTCTTAACAACTGAGGAGATCAGAGCACAAATTACT GAACTAATGTTTGCGACAGTCGATAATCCATCAAATGCTGTGGAATGGGCATTAGCAGAGATGCTAAATCAACCCAAAATGCTTCAAAAAGCCACAGAAGAGCTAGATGCCGTGGTTGGAAAGGATAGACTTGTTCAAGAATCTGACCTTCCGAGGCTGAAATATGTGAAGGCCTGCGTAAAAGAGTCCTTACGGCTCCATCCATTTTCACCCTTTAATATTCCTCATGTATCCACTCAGGACACCGTCGTTGGCGGCTACTTCATCCCGAAAGGTAGCCATGTTATCCTCAGCCGTCCAGGACTTGGCCGTAATCCTCGAATCTGGGAGGATCCGCTGATGTACAAGCCTGAGCGCCACATGAAGGACATGGATGATGCTAGAATGGATCTGAACGATCCAGAattaaatatgttttccttcAGCACCGGAAGGCGTGGATGTCCAGGAGTCCTTTTGGGTTCCACGCTCACTGTGATGTTGCTGGCCAGACTTCTTCAATGCTTTAGCTGGAAGATTCCATCTGGTCATTCGCAAATCGATTTAGTAGAGTGCGAGGATTCTGGCTTCCTTGCCAAACCTCTCGTTGCTGTTGCTGAACCACGATTCCCACAATTCAACTAG